TTAACAAGGGGAAGATTTAACTCGGAATGAACGAGAAGCCCTTACCATTTCAGATCGGCTGGCGTTAATGTTAAGCACAGTTAGTCAGCAAGACTTACCTCTTGTTCCCCATCCTAGTGATAAAAAAGGAACTTGGGTCAGTATTGATCAAGCCCAACAGTATTATCCCAGCGAAGCAGTTACCCCCATTCAACAGCAATGGGAAGCACTGCAAAAAACTTACTATCAGCATCCTCAACAACTGAATACATTAGGATCAATCGCGAGTGAGTTACACACATCGTTACAGAATTTAAGCCCCCAAGTTTATCCTGAGTTAGAAACGATGGCAAGAGAAGTTAAATTTGCTGAATTTGGGGCATTTGGTAAGGCGTGGCAACTTTACGCGATCGCGCTAGGAGTGATGTTACTGGTAACGATGATTCCCTCGTTTCAATGGTATTGGGGGGCAATCGGAATTTTTGTTGCTGGTTTAGGTGTTCAAAGCTATGGCTTTATCGAACGGATGCAAATTGCAGGGCGACCTCCCGTTACCAATATGTATGAATCTGTGATCTGGGTAGCCTTAGGAATTGCCGCGATCGGGCTTCTGTTGGAATTAATTTACCGTCCCCGTTACTATCTACTAGCAGCCGCCCCCTTATCCGTCGTTTGTTTACTGCTAGCAGATAATTTACCTGCGGTACTTGATCCCACAATTTCTCCCCTTGTTCCCGTCTTAAGAGATAACTTCTGGCTTAGTGTTCATGTTCCCACCATTACCCTCGGTTATGCCAGCTTTTTCCTTGCCTTTGGATTAGGACATCTCATTCTCGGACAATATTGGTTTAATACGCCCAAAGTAGAACGGATTAATTACCTTTCCCAATTAAACTACCGCGTTTTACAAGTAGGGGTTTTACTCCTCACCACAGGGGTAATTCTTGGAGGCGTTTGGGCGCATTATGCGTGGGGACGTTTTTGGGGTTGGGATCCTAAAGAAACATGGGCGTTAATTGCCCTCTTATCCTATCTCGTTCCCCTCCATGGTCGCCTAGCAGGATGGCTGAAAAACTTTGGCATGGCAGTCGTCAGTGTCATTTGCTTTAATACCGTTTTAATGGCGTGGTATGGCGTTAACTTTATCCTTGGAACAGGCTTACACAGCTATGGTTTTTCCACTGGCGGATCAGAATTAATTATCGGTAGTCTGGTATTGCTAGATTTAGTGTTTGTTCTGGCAACCTATATCCGAGTTTCACTTCGTCGTCGCTTACAAGCAAATGTAACCACTTCTTTTGTAAACTTAGATGAAGAACTGAAGGCTGTTGAATAAAAATTGGGAGATAAGCCAATGAGATTAAAAGTCGTGATTCATGAAGCGGAAGAAGGAGGATTTTGGGCAGAAGTTCCTGCCATTCCTGGCTGTGGAACACAGGGGGATAATTTTGAGGAGTTATTACAAAATCTCTATGAAGCGGTAGAAGGTTGCTTATCGGTTGATATTGAATCCCTTGAAATGGATGACAAAAGCCGAGTTATGGAAATTGCCATATGAAGTCCATTTCTGGAAAAGAATTTGCCAAGATTCTAGAAAAGCATGGATGG
This window of the Euhalothece natronophila Z-M001 genome carries:
- a CDS encoding type II toxin-antitoxin system HicB family antitoxin, translating into MRLKVVIHEAEEGGFWAEVPAIPGCGTQGDNFEELLQNLYEAVEGCLSVDIESLEMDDKSRVMEIAI
- a CDS encoding cytochrome c biogenesis protein; the protein is MLSTVSQQDLPLVPHPSDKKGTWVSIDQAQQYYPSEAVTPIQQQWEALQKTYYQHPQQLNTLGSIASELHTSLQNLSPQVYPELETMAREVKFAEFGAFGKAWQLYAIALGVMLLVTMIPSFQWYWGAIGIFVAGLGVQSYGFIERMQIAGRPPVTNMYESVIWVALGIAAIGLLLELIYRPRYYLLAAAPLSVVCLLLADNLPAVLDPTISPLVPVLRDNFWLSVHVPTITLGYASFFLAFGLGHLILGQYWFNTPKVERINYLSQLNYRVLQVGVLLLTTGVILGGVWAHYAWGRFWGWDPKETWALIALLSYLVPLHGRLAGWLKNFGMAVVSVICFNTVLMAWYGVNFILGTGLHSYGFSTGGSELIIGSLVLLDLVFVLATYIRVSLRRRLQANVTTSFVNLDEELKAVE